The Gadus macrocephalus chromosome 21, ASM3116895v1 genome has a segment encoding these proteins:
- the LOC132450260 gene encoding protein phosphatase 1A-like: MSVVLVSLPGAPKVTEEALKKEEDLDKYLESRVEELLGRFGDEGVPDLVSVLRSIATETVPNLPPGGGLASKRSVIEAMYNRLNPYREEEGVRANSKRS; this comes from the exons ATGAGCGTGGTGCTGGTGAGCCTACCGGGCGCGCCCAAGGTGACCGAAGAGGCcctgaagaaggaggaggacctggACAAATACTTGGAGTCGCGGGTTGAGG AGCTGCTGGGACGCTTCGGGGACGAGGGGGTCCCCGACCTGGTGTCTGTACTGCGGAGCATCGCCACGGAGACCGTGCCCAACCTCCCACCTGGTGGAGGCCTGGCCAGCAA ACGGAGTGTAATCGAGGCCATGTACAACAGGCTGAACCCATacagggaagaggaaggggtgaggg CCAATTCCAAAAGATCAtga